A region from the Aegilops tauschii subsp. strangulata cultivar AL8/78 chromosome 5, Aet v6.0, whole genome shotgun sequence genome encodes:
- the LOC109757621 gene encoding uncharacterized protein, whose translation MAAPASRHRGSSWGRSWPLLFVAILALHSLAIYLFTRGFLLTRTELDLHSHRDDRTGVSPGCSSWPQPAVDRLVIVVLDALRFDFVAPSTFFEEKQPWMDKLQVLQKLAADEKNSARIFKALADPPTTSLQRLKALTTGGLPTFIDVGNSFGAPAIVEDNIMHQLVKSGKRVVMMGDDTWIQLYPEHFNKSFPYPSFNVKDLDTVDNGVIDHLLPSLHENDWDVLIAHFLGVDHAGHIFGVDSTPMIQKLEQYNQILEDVIDTLKSLSTPGGPHENTLLLVMGDHGQTLNGDHGGGTAEEVETSLFAWSPKTPPDAVLSVLGENSCNFDLHGKEVCVSTMQQLDFAVTVSALLGIPFPFGSIGRVNPELYALSAGTWDNQRTGINACTPQDDLVAWKMRYAEVLCVNSWQVKRYIDQYSGSSIIGFSAEYLHHVEELYSKAQANWSEVLKPTCPSETAKGEEFKESASSALQLQIDAYSSFLESFAKLARSAWTEFDLWLMGTGLLLMILSVITQAYILVRLNAVCQPSDQECPSSRIIPKLSFAFTLVTIRAASLLSNSYILAEGRVTNFLLATSCIAGVWSSATNGNFTIEEFIFLLLNIFARFGIELGMSKQIAGPTATKDHPVSIICDIFGSSFCNVSMDIFPIISLAMVTCIVLKLIAYAVHQRFLKYFIICGTILSYAFIANYWASESTLLSHTKAVQEIGRSLAPRFVYAIGGLSLVISVLWRLFAPVDSLKFNKRITSLSAAMLCSWSPTILMLLGRQGAFVALICITGAWCIIMLQQKYQKDSKLDITGSCVANPVSVTQWSLLAVCLFYLTGHWCTFDGLRYGAAFIGFDNFHIIRQGFLLSIDTFGVSHILPVLSLPFVAIHCYNTASKKSKVKDVTINILIQVHLMYGLITAITTTVTIVCVTIQRRHLMVWGLFAPKYVFDAIGLLLTDLLICLASFYYS comes from the exons ATGGCGGCGCCGGCGAGCCGCCATCGCGGGTCCTCCTGGGGCCGCTCGTGGCCGCTGCTCTTCGTCGCCATCCTCGCCCTCCACTCGCTGGCCATCTACCTCTTCACGCGCGGCTTCCTCCTCACCCGCACCGAGCTCGACCTCCACAGCCACCGGGACGACCGCACCGGCGTCTCCCCCGGGTGCTCCTCCTGGCCCCAGCCAGCCGTAGACCGCCTCGTCATCGTCGTCCTCGACGCCCTCAG GTTCGATTTCGTGGCACCGAGTACATTCTTTGAAG AGAAGCAGCCATGGATGGACAAGCTGCAGGTCCTGCAGAAGCTGGCTGCTGATGAGAAGAACTCTGCTAGGATCTTCAAAGCTCTGGCTGACCCACCGACCACCAGCCTTCAACGTCTTAAG GCTCTCACGACGGGTGGTCTCCCTACCTTTATTGATGTCGGCAATAGCTTTGGAGCTCCAGCAATAGTGGAAGACAATATAATGCATCAG CTGGTCAAAAGTGGAAAGAGGGTAGTCATGATGGGAGATGATACATGGATACAGTTATACCCAGAGCACTTCAACAAGTCATTTCCATACCCTTCTTTTAATGTTAAAGATCTCGACACG GTAGACAATGGTGTTATTGATCACTTGCTTCCTTCACTGCACGAAAATGACTGGGACGTTCTTATTGCACATTTCCTTGGTGTG GACCATGCAGGGCATATATTCGGTGTTGACTCTACCCCAATGATCCAGAAGTTGGAGCAATACAATCAAATCCTAGAG GATGTAATTGACACATTGAAAAGCCTATCAACACCTGGTGGTCCCCATGAAAATACTTTACTCCTTGTAATGGGTGATCATGGCCAAACCCTAAATGGTGACCATGGAGGAGGAACTGCTGAAGAG GTTGAAACATCTCTGTTTGCATGGAGTCCAAAGACACCACCCGATGCTGTCTTATCTGTTCTTGGTGAAAATTCATGCAATTTTGATCTG CATGGGAAAGAAGTGTGCGTCAGCACTATGCAGCAG CTTGATTTTGCAGTAACTGTATCAGCACTACTCGGTATACCTTTTCCTTTTGGAAG CATTGGACGTGTAAACCCAGAATTGTATGCTTTGAGTGCTGGGACATGGGATAATCAAAGGACGGGTATCAATGCATGCACGCCACAGGATGACCTAGTAGCGTGGAAAATGAGATATGCTGAAGTCCTTTGTGTAAATAGTTGGCAG GTAAAGAGATACATTGATCAATATTCTGGTAGTTCTATCATTGGATTTTCAGCTGAATACCTGCACCATGTTGAGGAGCTGTATTCAAAAGCTCAGGCGAACTGGTCAGAGGTTTTGAAGCCTACATGCCCATCGGAAACAGCTAAGGGAGAAGAATTTAAGGAGAGCGCAAGTTCTGCTCTGCAGTTGCAAATCGATGCATACTCTAGTTTCTTGGAAAGCTTTGCAAAGCTTGCTCGCTCTGCTTGGACGGAGTTTGATTTATGGTTGATGGGCACTGGTCTTTTACTTATGATACTGTCAGTTATCACTCAGGCATACATACTTGTGAGGCTGAATGCTGTATGTCAACCATCAGATCAGGAATGTCCTAGTTCAAGGATCATCCCCAAATTATCCTTTGCTTTTACATTGGTCACGATTCGAGCAGCGAGTTTACTATCCAACAGTTATATAT TGGCAGAAGGTAGAGTTACAAACTTTCTTTTGGCCACGAGTTGCATTGCCGGTGTGTGGAGCTCGGCCACAAACGGGAACTTCACCATAGAA GAGTTTATTTTCCTTCTTCTAAATATTTTTGCACGATTTGGAATTGAGCTTGGGATGTCAAAACAAATTGCTGGGCCAACTGCTACAAAGGACCACCCAGTGAGCATCATTTGTGACATTTTCGGTTCCAGTTTTTGCAATGTCTCCATGGATATATTCCCCATCATATCTCTTGCCATGGTGACCTGCATTGTATTAAAGCTCATCGCCTATGCGGTCCATCAGAGGTTCTTGAAGTACTTTATTATCTGTGGAACCATCTTGAGCTATGCATTTATAGCAAATTATTGGGCTTCTGAAAGTACTTTACTGTCTCATACTAAAGCTGTTCAAGAAATTGGAAGAAGTTTGGCTCCTCGCTTTGTTTATGCTATTGGAGGTTTGTCATTGGTAATATCTGTACTTTGGCGATTGTTTGCCCCAGTTGATTCTTTGAAGTTCAACAAAAGGATAACTAGTTTATCAGCTGCCATGCTGTGTTCATGGAGCCCAACTATCTTGATGTTGTTGGGAAGGCAAGGTGCTTTTGTAGCGTTAATTTGCATCACTGGAG CTTGGTGCATAATAATGTTACAGCAGAAATATCAGAAAGACTCGAAACTTGACATAACAGGGAGTTGTGTTGCTAACCCTGTATCAGTAACACAATGGAGCCTTCTTGCAGTTTGTCTATTTTATCTGACTGGTCACTG GTGTACCTTTGATGGCCTCCGCTATGGTGCTGCATTCATTGG GTTTGACAATTTTCATATCATTCGTCAAGGGTTTCTTCTTTCTATTGATACCTTTGGTGTTTCTCACATCCTGCCAGTTCTTAGTCTTCCATTTGTTGCCATCCACTGTTATAATACTGCATCGAAGAAAAGCAAGGTGAAGGATGTCACCATCAATATTCTAATACAG GTCCATTTGATGTATGGTCTAATTACAGCTATCACTACGACAGTTACAATCGTATGTGTCACGATTCAAAGGCGTCACTTGATG GTGTGGGGTTTGTTTGCACCAAAATATGTATTTGACGCGATTGGGCTTCTCCTAACAGACTTGCTAATTTGTCTCGCTTCTTTCTACTACAGCTGA
- the LOC109757622 gene encoding respiratory burst oxidase homolog protein B, protein MERNGNAIAGPPPEENKGADGKSGSRRSTRFKEENEYVEVTLDVGADDAVAVQGVRAAGETPDAALLPRSGGLSSRLKAELRRIASAKRGGSDNAPASQRRLDRSMTGAARALRGLHFLNQSVVTRGSWPEVEKRFDRLAVDGLLLRSRFGQCIGMVGSEEFAAQMYDALARRRGIVAQVLTKDELREFWEQLSDPGFDAKLQTFFDMVDKNADGRITEEELKEVLTLTASANKLTKILERVDEYTALIMEELDPDQLGYIELATLESLLLLPPSQAPTSLVAHSSNISQLISQRLVPARDANPLRRGVTATRYFLEDNWKRVWVMALWLSINAGLFAWKFYAYRRHPTFDVMGYCVCVAKGGAETTKFNMALILLPVCRNTITWLRSRTSLGAAVPFNDNINFHKVVAGGVAVGVALHGVTHLTCDFPRLLRATDEAYEPMKRYFGQARVPDYWWFVRGVEGVTGVIMVLLMAVAYTLAHPRFRRSKLGAGNPLKRLSGFNMFWYSHHLFVVVYVALVVHGVCLYINRTWYKQTTWMYLAVPVLLYAGERLLRALRSHGLTTVRIEKVAVYPGNVIAIHMSKPHGFRYRSGQYIYVNCGEVSPFEWHPFTITSAPGDDYLSMHIRCRGDWTSRFRAIFSQICRPPSAGQSGLLRADFTSMVEHNANAKFPRLLIDGPYGAPAQDYRKYDVLLLIGLGIGATPLISIVKDVLNNVHRQDGDEGFMTKRVYFYWCTREEGSFEWFRGVMNEVAERDAAGEESVVELHNHCTSVYEEGDARSAMVVMLQALHHAKSGVDVVSGTRVRTHFARPCWRDVFKRVACDHQGQRVGVFYCGDQKLTPELRRLSQDFSHRTTTKFVFHKENF, encoded by the exons ATGGAGAGGAACGGCAATGCCATTGCCGGGCCACCGCCGGAAGAGAACAAGGGCGCGGACGGCAAGAGCGGGAGCCGGCGGAGCACGCGGTTCAAGGAGGAGAACGAGTACGTGGAGGTCACGCTCGACGTCGGGgccgacgacgcggtggccgtcCAGGGCGTCAGGGCCGCCGGCGAGACGCCCGACGCGGCGCTGCTGCCCCGGAGCGGCGGCCTGTCCTCGAGGCTCAAGGCCGAGCTGAGGCGCATCGCGTCGGCCAAGCGTGGGGGCAGCGACAACGCGCCGGCGAGCCAGCGCCGGCTGGACCGGAGCATGACCGGCGCCGCGCGCGCGCTCAGGGGCCTCCACttcctcaaccagagcgtggtcacgcGGGGCAGCTGGCCTGAGGTGGAGAAGCGGTTCGACCGCCTCGCCGTCGACGGCCTGCTCCTCAGATCACGCTTCGGCCAGTGCATTG GGATGGTTGGGTCGGAGGAGTTCGCGGCGCAGATGTACGACGCGCTTGCAAGGCGAAGGGGGATCGTTGCTCAGGTGCTGACCAAGGATGAGCTGAGGGAGTTCTGGGAGCAGCTCTCCGATCCAGGCTTTGATGCCAAGCTCCAGACTTTCTTTGACAT GGTTGACAAGAATGCAGACGGTCGGATCACCGAAGAGGAGCTCAAAGAG GTCCTCACTCTGACGGCCTCCGCGAACAAGCTCACCAAAATCCTGGAGCGCGTCGACGAGTACACTGCGTTGATCATGGAGGAGCTCGACCCCGACCAGCTCGGCTACATCGAG CTTGCGACACTGGAGTCCCTGCTGCTGCTGCCCCCTTCCCAGGCGCCGACGAGCCTGGTGGCGCACAGCTCCAACATCAGCCAGCTCATCAGCCAGAGGCTGGTGCCGGCGCGGGACGCGAACCCGCTCCGGCGGGGCGTCACGGCGACGCGCTACTTCCTGGAGGACAACTGGAAGCGCGTGTGGGTGATGGCGCTGTGGCTGTCcatcaacgccggcctcttcgcCTGGAAGTTCTACGCGTACCGCCGCCACCCGACGTTCGACGTGATGGGCTACTGCGTGTGCGTGGCCAAGGGCGGCGCCGAGACCACCAAGTTCAACATGGCCCTCATCCTCCTCCCCGTGTGCCGCAACACCATCACCTGGCTCCGCTCCCGGACCAGCCTCGGCGCCGCCGTGCCCTTCAACGACAACATCAACTTCCACAAGGTGGTGGCCGGGGGCGTGGCCGTCGGCGTGGCGCTGCACGGGGTGACCCACCTCACGTGCGACTTCCCGCGCCTGCTCCGCGCCACCGACGAGGCGTACGAGCCGATGAAGCGCTACTTCGGGCAGGCGAGGGTCCCGGACTACTGGTGGTTCGTGCGGGGCGTGGAGGGCGTCACCGGCGTCATCATGGTGCTGCTCATGGCCGTCGCCTAcacgctggcgcacccgcggttCCGCCGGAGCAAGCTCGGCGCGGGGAACCCGCTCAAGAGGCTCAGCGGCTTCAACATGTTCTGGTACTCCCACCACCTCTTCGTCGTCGTCTACGTCGCCTTGGTCGTCCACGGCGTCTGCCTCTACATCAACCGGACGTGGTACAAGCAGACG ACATGGATGTACCTTGCCGTCCCCGTGTTGCTGTACGCCGGCGAGCGGCTTCTTCGGGCGCTGAGGTCGCACGGACTCACCACCGTGAGGATCGAGAAGGTGGCGGTGTATCCTGGGAATGTGATAGCCATCCACATGAGTAAGCCCCACGGCTTCAGGTACAGGAGCGGCCAGTACATCTACGTCAACTGCGGCGAGGTCTCGCCGTTCGAGTG GCACCCATTCACCATCACCTCCGCTCCCGGCGACGACTACCTCAGCATGCACATCCGGTGCCGGGGCGACTGGACGAGCAGATTCAGAGCCATTTTCTCCCAG ATATGCAGGCCACCGTCGGCAGGGCAGAGCGGCCTCCTGAGAGCCGACTTCACGTCCATGGTGGAGCACAACGCCAACGCCAA GTTCCCGAGGCTGCTGATCGACGGGCCCTACGGCGCGCCGGCGCAGGACTACCGCAAGTACGACGTGCTCCTCCTGATCGGCCTCGGCATCGGCGCCACGCCGCTCATCAGCATCGTCAAGGACGTGCTCAACAACGTCCACCGGCAGGACGGCGACGAGGGGTTCATGACGAAGCGGGTCTACTTCTACTGGTGCACGCGGGAGGAGGGCTCCTTCGAGTGGTTCCGCGGCGTGATGAACGAGGTGGCGGAGCGCGATGCCGCCGGCGAGGAGTCCGTGGTGGAGCTGCACAACCACTGCACCAGCGTGTACGAGGAAGGCGACGCGCGGTCGGCCATGGTGGTGATGCTGCAGGCGCTCCACCACGCCAAGAGCGGCGTGGACGTGGTGTCCGGGACGCGCGTCCGCACGCACTTCGCCAGGCCCTGCTGGCGCGACGTCTTCAAGCGCGTCGCCTGCGACCACCAGGGGCAGCGCGTCGGGGTCTTCTACTGCGGCGACCAGAAGCTCACGCCGGAGCTCAGGCGGCTGTCGCAGGACTTCTCGCACCGGACCACCACCAAGTTCGTCTTCCACAAGGAGAACTTCTGA